A region from the Muribaculum gordoncarteri genome encodes:
- a CDS encoding FKBP-type peptidyl-prolyl cis-trans isomerase, whose amino-acid sequence MKKLPLIFLFIGLVVGFISCSEEDENWNEYKEWRNTNNAWLTEQGKRLNPDGTRYYDTIRPDYDKGQYVLAHWFNDRKLTQGNLKPYYTSTVDVKYIGRLYNDEPFDSSYTLMADYGDSIFRTKVGRVIAGWTILLQEMHVGDSVEVLIPYQSAYGASGSGSIPPYSNLKFGVKLVNVPFWEIEE is encoded by the coding sequence ATGAAAAAATTACCTCTGATATTTTTATTTATCGGACTCGTAGTGGGATTCATTTCTTGCAGTGAGGAAGATGAAAACTGGAATGAGTACAAGGAGTGGCGCAACACCAACAATGCCTGGCTTACCGAGCAGGGAAAGCGCCTCAATCCTGACGGTACTCGATATTATGATACTATTCGCCCCGATTACGACAAAGGCCAATATGTGCTTGCACACTGGTTTAACGACCGCAAGCTCACACAGGGCAATCTGAAGCCTTACTACACTTCGACGGTCGATGTCAAGTATATCGGACGACTTTATAACGATGAGCCGTTTGACTCAAGTTATACGCTTATGGCCGACTACGGCGATTCGATTTTCCGCACAAAGGTGGGTCGTGTGATTGCCGGATGGACCATTCTCCTTCAGGAGATGCATGTAGGCGACTCGGTGGAGGTGCTGATTCCTTACCAGTCGGCTTACGGAGCATCGGGTTCAGGCTCGATTCCTCCCTACAGCAACCTGAAGTTTGGCGTCAAGCTTGTAAACGTTCCTTTCTGGGAAATTGAAGAATAG
- a CDS encoding LemA family protein has product MNLSRLKFMVVGAACVLGLSSCNYNSLVDKQQSVDQSWAEVENQYQRRADLIPNLVATVKGYAAHEQETFTKVTEARAKATSVNIDVNDLNEETLARFQEAQNELTGALKSLLAVTEAYPDLKANENFRDLQVQLEGTENRITTARGRYTESVKDYNTSIKKFPTNIYAGWFGFDPKPQFKAAAGAEQAPTVQF; this is encoded by the coding sequence ATGAATCTTAGCAGACTTAAATTCATGGTTGTCGGAGCCGCTTGCGTGCTCGGCCTCTCGTCGTGCAACTACAACTCACTCGTTGACAAGCAGCAGAGTGTCGATCAGAGTTGGGCTGAAGTGGAAAACCAGTATCAGCGTCGTGCCGACCTCATACCTAACCTCGTGGCCACCGTAAAGGGCTATGCCGCACACGAGCAGGAAACCTTCACCAAGGTGACCGAGGCGCGTGCCAAGGCTACATCGGTCAACATCGATGTAAATGACCTGAACGAGGAAACTCTTGCGCGTTTCCAGGAGGCTCAGAACGAGCTTACCGGTGCGCTGAAGTCGTTGCTCGCCGTTACCGAAGCCTATCCCGACCTGAAGGCAAATGAGAATTTCCGTGACCTACAAGTGCAGCTTGAGGGAACCGAAAATCGCATTACTACAGCTCGCGGACGCTACACTGAATCGGTCAAGGACTACAACACATCGATAAAGAAGTTCCCTACAAATATTTATGCCGGATGGTTCGGATTTGACCCCAAGCCCCAGTTCAAGGCGGCTGCCGGTGCCGAGCAGGCTCCCACCGTCCAGTTCTAA
- a CDS encoding glycine--tRNA ligase — translation MAQQEDSFKKIVSHAKEYGFVFPSSEIYDGLSAVYDYGQNGVELKNNIKRYWWDAMTLLHENIVGIDSAIFMHPTIWKASGHVDAFNDPLIDNRDSKKRYRADVLIEEEIAKMDDKIEKEVAKARKRFGENFDEALFRETNPRVQEHVAKRNALHERFAKAMNDNDLDELRQIIIDQEIVDPISGTKNWTEVRQFNLMFRTEMGSTAEGAMTVYLRPETAQGIFVNYLNVQKTGRMRIPFGIAQIGKAFRNEIVARQFIFRMREFEQMEMQFFVRPGQELEWFSKWKETRLKWHKALGLGDHKYRYHDHEKLAHYANAATDIEFEMPFGFKEVEGIHSRTNFDLSQHEKFSGKKIQYFDPELNESYTPYVIETSIGVDRMFLSVLCSSYEEQQLEGGDTRVVLHLPAALAPVKCAVMPLVRKDGLPEKAREIVNDLKFDFPTHYEEKDSIGKRYRRQDAIGTPYCVTVDHQTLEDNTVTLRERDSMEQKRVNIDDLHRLIHDNVSMNALLRKLG, via the coding sequence ATGGCACAACAAGAAGACTCATTCAAGAAGATTGTATCACATGCCAAAGAATACGGCTTTGTGTTCCCTTCCAGCGAAATATACGATGGACTTTCGGCTGTTTACGACTACGGTCAAAACGGCGTGGAGCTGAAGAATAACATCAAGCGTTATTGGTGGGATGCCATGACATTGCTTCACGAAAACATCGTGGGCATCGACTCGGCTATCTTCATGCACCCTACGATATGGAAAGCGTCGGGACACGTTGACGCATTCAACGACCCGTTGATTGACAATCGCGACTCCAAGAAGCGTTATCGCGCCGATGTGCTGATAGAGGAGGAGATTGCCAAGATGGACGACAAGATTGAGAAGGAAGTCGCAAAGGCTCGCAAGCGTTTCGGCGAGAATTTCGATGAAGCTCTTTTCCGCGAGACCAATCCCCGCGTACAGGAACATGTGGCAAAGCGTAACGCGCTGCATGAGCGTTTCGCCAAGGCAATGAACGACAACGATCTTGATGAGCTGCGCCAGATAATAATCGACCAGGAGATTGTCGATCCCATTTCGGGAACCAAGAACTGGACCGAGGTGCGTCAGTTCAACCTGATGTTCCGCACCGAGATGGGTTCTACCGCCGAAGGTGCAATGACAGTGTATCTGCGTCCCGAAACCGCTCAGGGTATATTTGTAAACTACCTTAACGTGCAGAAGACAGGCCGCATGCGCATCCCGTTTGGTATCGCCCAGATAGGTAAGGCTTTCCGTAACGAGATTGTAGCCCGTCAGTTCATATTCCGCATGCGTGAGTTTGAGCAGATGGAGATGCAGTTCTTTGTGCGTCCCGGTCAGGAGCTCGAATGGTTCTCAAAGTGGAAGGAAACACGCTTGAAGTGGCACAAGGCTCTCGGTCTTGGCGATCACAAGTACCGTTACCACGATCACGAGAAGCTTGCCCACTATGCCAACGCCGCTACCGACATCGAGTTTGAGATGCCCTTCGGTTTCAAGGAGGTTGAGGGAATCCACTCACGCACCAACTTCGACTTGTCGCAGCACGAGAAGTTCTCGGGCAAAAAAATACAATACTTCGACCCCGAATTAAACGAAAGTTACACTCCTTACGTTATAGAAACATCTATTGGCGTCGACCGCATGTTCCTTTCGGTGCTCTGTTCAAGCTACGAGGAGCAGCAGCTTGAAGGCGGCGACACCCGCGTGGTGCTGCATCTGCCCGCCGCTTTGGCTCCGGTGAAGTGTGCCGTTATGCCCCTTGTACGCAAGGACGGTCTTCCCGAAAAGGCGCGTGAGATTGTCAATGACCTCAAGTTTGACTTCCCGACCCACTATGAGGAGAAGGATTCAATCGGAAAGCGTTATCGTCGTCAGGATGCCATTGGTACTCCCTACTGCGTGACAGTGGACCATCAGACACTTGAGGACAACACCGTGACACTGCGTGAGCGTGACTCCATGGAGCAGAAGCGCGTCAACATCGACGACCTGCATCGACTGATTCACGACAATGTGAGCATGAATGCTCTCCTCCGCAAGCTCGGTTAA